Proteins from one Rosa chinensis cultivar Old Blush chromosome 7, RchiOBHm-V2, whole genome shotgun sequence genomic window:
- the LOC112180650 gene encoding protein PHYTOCHROME KINASE SUBSTRATE 3 codes for MEREANNNTNHTRDASFASYLTRAEGNLVLKSPALNLSQKTDQEGEISVFGAERYFSMMLEDDSPRVLVDFNNTSRAGLQRLKQAKTGRPGTPSTCSNASWNIQTAFLPSRRRNQSQNEKKKVNGKKIFSGFGCNGSCSDQKSIHVHEVNVRVARDFRKLSFGSDHHPVKQSPPRIKAKDHELLHRYPSFGGSNKKQHFRFTNFGAKEEKKTKLEEEEPQKSLEVFGSEMKKEGEELVAINLERRLSMLSWDAIPKAQSHSITSGNSEMINEDIESDASSDLFEIENLTGTCQPLIFTKQASDGLSMASPTKYDSSETSIDCSVVTANFISAAVSDYDEKKLVPANQLQHQSLNSSMEVGKVTI; via the coding sequence ATGGAAAGAGAGGCTAACAACAACACTAATCATACCCGCGACGCCTCGTTTGCTTCTTACCTCACCAGAGCAGAAGGGAACTTGGTGCTCAAGTCTCCTGCCTTGAACTTGAGCCAAAAGACCGATCAGGAGGGCGAAATCAGTGTCTTCGGCGCTGAAAGATATTTCAGCATGATGCTGGAAGATGACAGTCCAAGAGTACTTGTGGACTTTAACAACACCAGCAGAGCTGGTCTGCAGCGACTGAAGCAAGCAAAGACTGGTAGGCCAGGAACTCCTAGTACTTGTTCTAATGCAAGCTGGAACATTCAAACCGCTTTCTTGCCTTCTCGGAGAAGAAACCAGTCTCAGAACGAGAAGAAAAAGGTGAATGGAAAGAAGATATTTTCCGGTTTTGGCTGCAATGGTTCTTGTTCAGATCAGAAATCCATTCATGTTCATGAGGTTAATGTACGTGTTGCTAGAGATTTCAGGAAACTAAGTTTTGGAAGTGATCACCATCCTGTCAAGCAGTCTCCACCAAGAATTAAGGCCAAAGATCACGAGCTTCTTCACCGCTACCCTAGCTTTGGAGgatcaaacaaaaaacaacattTTCGGTTTACAAATTTTGGAGctaaagaagagaagaagacaaaactagaagaagaagagccaCAAAAATCGCTGGAAGTGTTTGGATCCGAAATgaagaaggaaggagaagagttagtGGCAATAAATCTAGAGAGGAGACTTTCCATGTTATCTTGGGATGCCATTCCAAAAGCTCAAAGCCACTCAATTACTTCTGGAAATAGTGAAATGATCAATGAAGATATTGAGAGTGATGCTAGTTCTGATTTGTTTGAGATTGAGAACTTAACCGGCACCTGTCAGCCATTAATATTCACAAAGCAAGCATCTGATGGATTGTCCATGGCTTCCCCCACCAAGTATGACTCAAGTGAGACCAGCATTGACTGTAGTGTTGTCACAGCTAATTTTATCTCAGCTGCAGTTTCAGATTACGATGAGAAGAAATTAGTGCCGGCCAACCAACTGCAACATCAAAGCCTGAATTCTTCAATGGAAGTAGGCAAAGTTACAATCTGA
- the LOC112178578 gene encoding probable methyltransferase PMT2, whose amino-acid sequence MATKGNSGDNRSRSSISVFIVAGLCCFFYILGAWQRSGFGKGDSIAVEITRQTDCSILSTLNYETHHGIDEGVIKEFKPCADRYIDYTPCHDQMRAMTFPRENMNYRERHCPREEEKLHCLIPAPKGYVTPFRWPQSRDYVPYANAPYKSLTVEKAVQNWIQYEGNVFRFPGGGTQFPHGADAYINELAAVIPMDNGIVRTALDTGCGVASWGAYLFKKNVIAMSFAPRDSHEAQVQFALERGVPAVIGVLGTIKLPYPSGAFDMAHCSRCLIPWSGNDGMYMMEVDRVLRPGGYWVLSGPPINWRNNFVAWQRPKEELEEEQRKIEDTAKLLGWEKKHEKGEIAIWRKRTGFRHDQDPQPTMCESRNADDVWYKNMELCITPSPETISHDEDGGAAWKPYPERLKVLPSRISTGSVPGVSADTFEDDNKAWKKHVSAYKRTNKLLDTGRYRNIMDMNAGLGSFAAALDSPKLWVMNVMPTIAEKDTLGVIFERGLIGIYHDWCEAFSTYPRTYDLIHANGIFSLYKDKCDVEDILLEMDRILRPEGAVIIRDQMDVLTKVSRTVRGMRWKTKIVDHEDGPLISEKALFAVKQYWVAGENNSTST is encoded by the exons ATGGCGACAAAAGGGAACTCAGGAGACAACAGAAGTCGAAGTTCGATATCAGTTTTCATTGTAGCTGGTCTCTGTTGTTTCTTTTACATATTGGGTGCGTGGCAGCGAAGTGGTTTCGGAAAGGGAGATAGCATAGCTGTGGAGATTACCAGGCAGACAGACTGCAGTATCCTTTCCACACTGAATTATGAGACCCATCATGGAATTGATGAAGGAGTGATCAAGGAGTTCAAACCGTGCGCCGATCGCTACATCGATTACACTCCTTGTCATGACCAAATGCGAGCCATGACTTTCCCCCGAGAAAATATGAATTACAGGGAACGACATTGTCCTCGTGAAGAAGAGAAGTTGCATTGCCTTATCCCAGCACCCAAAGGTTATGTGACCCCTTTTCGGTGGCCCCAAAGCCGTGACTATGTACCGTATGCCAATGCGCCTTATAAGAGCCTGACAGTAGAGAAGGCTGTTCAGAACTGGATTCAATATGAGGGCAATGTCTTTAGGTTCCCGGGTGGTGGAACACAGTTTCCTCATGGAGCAGATGCATATATCAATGAACTTGCAGCTGTGATTCCCATGGACAATGGGATAGTTAGAACTGCATTAGACACTGGGTGTGGG GTTGCCAGCTGGGGTGCTTACCTGTTTAAAAAGAATGTTATAGCCATGTCATTCGCACCAAGAGACTCTCATGAAGCACAGGTTCAATTTGCTCTGGAAAGAGGTGTTCCGGCAGTTATTGGTGTTCTTGGAACTATAAAGCTGCCATATCCTTCTGGGGCCTTTGACATGGCTCACTGTTCTCGTTGCCTCATTCCATGGAGTGGAAATG ATGGAATGTACATGATGGAAGTGGATCGAGTTCTTAGACCTGGTGGTTACTGGGTGCTTTCTGGTCCTCCTATTAACTGGAGGAACAATTTTGTTGCATGGCAGCGGCCTAAAGAAGAACTTGAGGAAGAGCAGAGGAAGATCGAAGATACTGCAAAGCTTCTTGGCTGGGAAAAGAAGCATGAGAAGGGTGAAATTGCCATATGGAGAAAACGAACTGGCTTTCGTCATGACCAAGATCCTCAACCTACTATGTGTGAATCCAGGAATGCTGATGATGTTTG GTACAAAAATATGGAATTGTGCATAACTCCTTCTCCCGAGACTATTAGTCATGACGAGGATGGTGGTGCGGCATGGAAGCCATATCCCgaaaggctcaaggttttaccTTCCAGAATATCCACCGGATCTGTCCCTGGAGTCTCTGCAGATACATTCGAGGACGACAACAAGGCATGGAAGAAACATGTGAGTGCATATAAGAGGACCAACAAATTGTTGGATACAGGAAGGTATCGCAATATTATGGATATGAATGCTGGTCTTGGAAGTTTTGCTGCTGCACTTGATTCTCCCAAACTGTGGGTAATGAATGTTATGCCCACAATAGCTGAGAAAGACACTTTGGGAGTCATATTTGAGCGTGGATTAATAGGCATTTATCATGATTG GTGTGAAGCCTTCTCCACGTATCCAAGGACATATGACCTCATTCATGCAAATGGTATTTTCAGCTTGTATAAGGATAA GTGTGATGTTGAAGATATTCTTCTTGAGATGGATCGCATTCTACGGCCTGAAGGAGCAGTGATAATTCGTGACCAAATGGATGTGCTGACCAAAGTGAGCAGAACAGTGAGAGGAATGAggtggaaaacaaaaattgTGGATCATGAAGATGGCCCTCTTATTTCAGAAAAGGCGCTGTTTGCGGTTAAACAGTACTGGGTTGCTGGTGAAAACAATTCTACATCCACATAA
- the LOC112176359 gene encoding pentatricopeptide repeat-containing protein At2g22410, mitochondrial: protein MVRRLNLDADPSRVVSVFKAMQRLKRNGHVLDPYVYASLVKACNKLMATREGKASLIGYASRVFDIMPQSTVVTVNGMVSGFVKNDMLDEGVGLFKKILDCSFGLELKPNYVTLVVLVSGCVELDGFIVGKVLHSYCCKTGLDLVNEVSNAVIDLYSKFGHISEAARMFNEMPERDLVSWNSMIAGYAGVGDCRKALYLFREMRADNVGFDRVSLISLISAAANGRDLGMGKVVHGYMTATGAEITVAIGTALIDMYSKCGSTKCAKKVLDELQDENIVLWNSMIHGYVECGHNQEALELFNQIQSRKLRPDEITMVGLILACRNSGDLSHGIGIHSYIENDIHLQGSIVLQNALVDMYAKCGSMSLAKVVFDKMPSKDVVSWTSIIVGHAINGEGKEAILAFRKMCAEKVEPNSVTFIGVLSACDHAGLVEEGLNLYDDMCRVYHIKPQIEHCGCIIDMLARAGRLEEAHKFVKSMPIELNAVVWRMLVNACRVHGDFARGLCLVSGFTDLNTLHGAEDHVASSNILADAGRWDDVLNERSLMATRTNTKAAGKSSIRDFR, encoded by the exons ATGGTCCGCCGGCTCAACTTGGACGCCGACCCTTCTCGGGTCGTCTCTGTTTTCAAAGCCATGCAGAGGCTGAAACGTAATGGCCATGTTCTTGATCCTTATGTATATGCTTCTTTGGTTAAAGCCTGTAACAAATTAATGGCTACCCGAGAAGGGAAAGCT AGTTTGATTGGGTATGCGTCTAGGGTGTTTGATATAATGCCTCAGAGCACGGTTGTTACTGTTAATGGTATGGTATCTGGGTTTGTGAAGAATGATATGTTGGATGAGGGGGTTGGTTTGTTCAAGAAAATTTTGGATTGCTCCTTTGGTTTGGAGTTGAAGCCGAATTATGTTACTTTGGTTGTTTTGGTTTCCGGGTGTGTGGAACTGGATGGGTTTATTGTGGGAAAGGTGCTTCATTCATACTGTTGTAAGACAGGTTTGGATTTGGTGAATGAGGTTAGTAATGCAGTGATTGATTTGTACTCGAAGTTTGGGCATATAAGTGAGGCAGCAAGGATGTTTAATGAGATGCCTGAGAGGGATTTGGTTTCGTGGAATTCGATGATTGCAGGGTATGCTGGggttggtgattgtagaaagGCTTTGTATTTGTTTAGGGAAATGAGAGCAGACAATGTTGGATTTGATAGAGTGTCGTTGATTAGCTTGATTTCGGCTGCTGCTAATGGGCGAGATCTTGGTATGGGGAAGGTGGTTCATGGGTATATGACAGCTACTGGAGCAGAGATCACTGTGGCTATTGGGACAGCACTGATTGATATGTATTCCAAATGTGGATCAACCAAGTGTGCTAAAAAGGTCTTGGATGAACTTCAAGACGAAAACATTGTGCTGTGGAACTCTATGATTCATGGATATGTCGAATGTGGTCATAATCAAGAGGCATTAGAGCTCTTCAATCAAATTCAATCAAGAAAGCTAAGGCCAGATGAAATAACAATGGTAGGATTAATCCTAGCTTGCCGCAACTCAGGGGACTTGTCTCATGGTATTGGCATTCATTCTTATATAGAGAATGACATACATCTTCAAGGGAGTATTGTACTGCAGAATGCTCTTGTTGATATGTACGCAAAATGCGGGAGCATGAGCCTAGCTAAAGTTGTGTTTGATAAGATGCCTAGCAAAGATGTTGTCTCATGGACTTCAATTATAGTGGGTCACGCCATCAATGGTGAGGGAAAGGAAGCGATTCTTGCTTTCAGGAAAATGTGTGCTGAGAAAGTTGAGCCGAACTCTGTTACCTTCATAGGTGTTCTATCAGCATGTGACCATGCTGGCTTGGTTGAGGAAGGTCTGAACTTGTACGATGATATGTGCAGAGTGTACCATATCAAGCCCCAGATTGAGCACTGTGGATGCATCATTGATATGCTTGCGCGAGCAGGAAGGCTAGAGGAGGCTCACAAGTTTGTGAAGAGTATGCCTATAGAACTAAATGCAGTTGTGTGGAGGATGTTGGTTAATGCTTGTAGAGTTCATGGTGATTTTGCTAGAGGGTTGTGTTTGGTTAGTGGATTCACAGATCTAAACACACTGCATGGTGCTGAAGATCATGTTGCTTCATCCAACATTCTAGCTGATGCAGGAAGGTGGGATGATGTTCTTAACGAAAGGAGCTTGATGGCCACCAGGACAAATACAAAAGCTGCGGGTAAAAGCTCTATTAGAGACTTCCGATAG
- the LOC112178885 gene encoding activating signal cointegrator 1 — MGQSGQWLEKALVDLCQKMESVLGLDRDMISGLVSYCELADPRDAKEYLDNIIGQEVGKSVIEEYLQKRGRSDLCSSTPDVPASSLHAYVKPPSNEFSVGGTKKQLKTPKVAKVPSHQEASSSQGKPVPAQASESRTTNNANQSNSKKKKAGKVVSLAEAAKGSIVFQQGKPCTCQARRHRLVSNCLSCGKIVCEQEGEGPCNFCGALVLREGSTYAGLDESFTPVVSDAEAAAEAYAKRLVEYDRDSAARTTVIDDQSDYFEIEGNSWLSKEEKELLKEKQEQIEEAERAKRNRVVVTFDLFGRKVLLNEDEVSELESESLTLKPLDEREVNRIKPNPSLKVQPLFVDPGSRKKPVVKGRKENKSPTKGLCLEITGRVQHVNNDMKDLVAHDQLETTSNENFSQGPSISGVLPDDDDGGKCSLDYR; from the exons AAGATGGAATCGGTTTTGGGCTTGGATCGGGATATGATTTCGGGTCTAGTCTCCTACTGTGAGCTAGCTGATCCCAGAGACGCTAAAGAATACCTTGAT AACATAATAGGGCAGGAGGTGGGGAAATCTGTGATTGAGGAGTATCTACAGAAAAGAGGTCGTTCAGATCTTTGCAGCAGCACCCCGGATGTTCCAGCCTCGAGTTTACATGCATATGTTAAGCCACCATCGAATGAGTTTTCTGTAGGGGGAACCAAGAAACAactgaaaacgccaaaagtggCTAAAGTACCTAGTCATCAGGAAGCTTCTAGCTCTCAGGGAAAGCCTGTTCCGGCTCAGGCCAGTGAGTCAAGGACCACAAATAATGCAAACCAAAGTAAttctaagaagaagaaggctgGAAAAGTTGTTTCACTTGCGGAGGCTGCTAAAGGATCAATTGTATTCCAGCAGGGGAAGCCATGCACGTGCCAAGCGCGTCGCCACCGGCTTGTGAGCAATTGTTTATCATGTGGGAAGATAGTGTGTGAACAAGAGGGAGAGGGACCTTGCAATTTTTGTGGAGCTCTTGTGCTGAGGGAAGGGAGCACTTATGCTGGTCTGGATGAGAGTTTCACTCCTGTGGTGTCAGATGCTGAGGCAGCAGCTGAAGCTTATGCAAAGAGACTCGTTGAGTATGATCGAGACTCTGCAGCCCGTACAACAGTGATTGATGACCAAAGTGACTACTTTGAAATTGAGGGGAACAGCTGGTTATCAAAGGAG GAAAAGGAACTTCTAAAAGAGAAGCAGGAGCAAATTGAAGAAGCTGAGCGGGCCAAACGAAATAGAGTAGTTGTGACTTTTGATTTGTTTGGGCGCAAG GTACTTTTGAATGAAGATGAAGTTTCTGAACTGGAATCAGAAAGCTTAACATTGAAGCCACTAGATGAAAGAGAAGTGAACCGTATTAAACCGAATCCTAGTCTTAAAGTGCAACCACTCTTTGTGGATCCAGGCTCCAGAAAGAAGCCTGTTGTGAAAGGTAGGAAGGAAAACAAGAGCCCAACCAAAGGCTTGTGCTTAGAGATAACTGGGAGGGTGCAGCATGTCAACAATGATATGAAAGATCTTGTGGCTCACGATCAGTTGGAGACAACctcaaatgaaaatttttctcAAGGGCCTTCTATAAGTGGAGTTCTGCCTGATGACGATGATGGAGGAAAATGTTCTTTAGACTACCGCTAA